One window from the genome of Metabacillus flavus encodes:
- the gltX gene encoding glutamate--tRNA ligase, giving the protein MTSEIRVRYAPSPTGHLHIGNARTALFNYLFARSQNGKFIIRIEDTDKKRNIEGGEESQLKHLKWLGMDWDESIDVGGEYGPYRQSERTEIYKKYYEELLEKDLAYKCYCTEEELEQEREEQTARGEMPRYSGKCANLTDEERAKLEAEGRQPSIRFRVPKAQVIKFNDIVKEEVSFESDGIGDFVIVKKDGTPTYNFAVAADDHLMEITHILRGDDHISNTPKQIMIYEALGWDVPVFGHMTLIVNEGRKKLSKRDESIIQFIEQYKDLGYLPEALFNFIAMLGWSPVGEEEIFSREQFTEIFDPNRLSVSPAVFDTQKLTWMNNQYMKQLDLETVTELALPHLVKAGKVSGNPSAEELDWAKKLIALYQEQMSFGAEIVELSDLFFKDELEYNREARSVLDEEQVPEVMAAFKEELEKLDAFTADEIKASIKAVQKSTGHKGKKLFMPIRVAVTGQTHGPELPQSIELIGKDKVLSRLASLMR; this is encoded by the coding sequence ATGACAAGTGAAATTCGTGTGCGCTATGCACCAAGTCCGACCGGACATTTACATATTGGCAATGCAAGAACAGCTTTATTTAATTATCTTTTTGCAAGAAGCCAAAACGGAAAGTTCATCATCCGTATTGAAGATACAGATAAAAAAAGAAACATTGAAGGCGGCGAAGAAAGCCAGCTGAAGCATTTGAAATGGCTTGGCATGGACTGGGATGAAAGCATTGATGTAGGCGGAGAGTACGGGCCTTACCGCCAGTCTGAACGGACAGAAATTTATAAGAAGTATTATGAAGAGCTTCTAGAGAAAGATCTTGCCTACAAATGCTACTGCACAGAGGAAGAGCTTGAGCAGGAGCGCGAAGAGCAGACAGCACGCGGAGAAATGCCGCGCTACTCCGGAAAATGCGCGAATCTGACAGATGAAGAACGCGCGAAGCTTGAGGCAGAGGGACGCCAGCCGAGCATCCGTTTCCGTGTTCCAAAAGCACAGGTTATTAAGTTCAACGATATCGTCAAGGAAGAGGTTTCCTTTGAATCAGATGGAATCGGCGACTTTGTTATCGTGAAAAAGGATGGAACGCCTACTTACAACTTCGCGGTTGCGGCTGATGATCACCTAATGGAAATAACCCACATCCTGCGGGGAGATGATCATATTTCCAATACACCTAAACAAATCATGATTTACGAGGCGCTGGGCTGGGATGTGCCTGTATTCGGCCATATGACGCTGATTGTGAATGAGGGCCGCAAAAAATTGAGCAAGCGGGATGAATCCATTATCCAGTTTATTGAACAATACAAGGATCTAGGGTATTTGCCGGAAGCGCTTTTCAATTTTATTGCCATGCTTGGCTGGTCTCCGGTCGGGGAAGAAGAAATCTTCTCCCGCGAGCAATTCACTGAAATCTTTGATCCAAACCGTCTTTCTGTATCTCCGGCTGTTTTTGACACTCAAAAGCTGACGTGGATGAACAACCAATACATGAAGCAGCTCGATCTTGAAACGGTAACAGAGCTTGCGCTTCCTCACCTTGTAAAAGCAGGAAAAGTGAGCGGGAATCCTTCTGCCGAAGAACTGGATTGGGCGAAAAAGCTGATTGCCCTTTATCAGGAGCAAATGAGCTTTGGAGCTGAAATTGTTGAGCTTTCTGATCTATTCTTTAAGGACGAGCTTGAATACAACCGCGAGGCAAGAAGCGTACTTGATGAAGAGCAGGTGCCGGAAGTAATGGCCGCCTTCAAAGAGGAGCTTGAAAAGCTTGATGCCTTCACCGCGGATGAAATTAAGGCATCAATTAAAGCAGTCCAAAAATCAACAGGCCATAAGGGCAAAAAGCTCTTTATGCCAATCCGTGTTGCGGTTACAGGCCAAACTCATGGTCCTGAGCTCCCTCAATCGATTGAATTAATCGGCAAGGATAAAGTTTTATCTCGTCTTGCAAGTTTAATGCGTTAA
- the cysE gene encoding serine O-acetyltransferase: MLINKGETGGETLFKLLKEDVDVVFDQDPAARSYLEVLLTYSGLHAVWAHRLAHAFYKRKLYFAARAISQISRFFTGIEIHPGAKIGRRFFIDHGMGVVIGETCDIGNNVTVFQGVTLGGTGKEKGKRHPTIMDNALIATGAKVLGSITIGENSKIGAGSVVLQDVPDHSTVVGIPGRVVIRNGQKIKRDLNHTDLPDPVSDKFRTLEAEILKLKAELEMVKEGKNENGHQALQHADTRKGRI; encoded by the coding sequence ATGCTTATAAATAAAGGGGAAACAGGAGGGGAGACATTGTTCAAGCTGCTGAAGGAAGATGTAGACGTTGTTTTTGATCAGGATCCGGCCGCACGAAGCTATCTGGAAGTCCTTCTGACCTATTCTGGATTGCATGCCGTATGGGCGCACCGGCTTGCCCATGCATTTTATAAGCGGAAGCTGTATTTTGCGGCAAGGGCTATTTCACAGATCAGCCGTTTCTTTACCGGAATTGAAATTCATCCCGGAGCTAAAATCGGTCGGCGTTTTTTCATTGATCACGGCATGGGGGTCGTGATCGGAGAGACATGTGACATCGGGAACAATGTAACGGTTTTTCAAGGGGTAACGCTGGGCGGAACAGGGAAAGAAAAAGGGAAGCGCCATCCGACAATTATGGATAATGCCCTGATTGCAACAGGAGCAAAAGTTCTCGGTTCGATTACAATAGGAGAGAATTCCAAGATTGGAGCGGGATCAGTCGTCCTTCAGGATGTGCCTGATCATTCAACGGTCGTCGGAATACCTGGGCGCGTCGTGATCCGCAACGGCCAAAAAATAAAACGGGATTTGAATCATACGGATCTTCCGGATCCCGTTTCTGATAAATTTAGAACATTAGAAGCTGAAATACTGAAATTAAAAGCTGAACTTGAAATGGTAAAAGAAGGGAAGAACGAAAATGGGCATCAGGCTTTACAACACGCTGACACGCGCAAAGGAAGAATTTGA